AAGCATGGATCCCACTTGAATTCATTAATTCCCAGGTCAAAGGGAAACCATCTAGCTAGCTAGCAAAACAAGAGTACGTATTCTCTTCCTTTGTTAAGCATTAGCAAGATAAATTAAGCAAACTCTTAAGAAACCCtaattaaaatgtatatttattgtcaattacatatataaatttagttaCTCCCACCGATGGATCAATTGATATCGCTGATCATACAAAACTAAACTGCCTTGTATAAACATGGTAATTGGGGCAGATGCAAGAGCAATTGAATTTCTCAAAAAGTCCCCAAAAGCTAACAACAGAGAATAGAGATCGATCAAACCCttgatttaattcttaattagaGCATACAAGTGAAAATTAACACCAGTAATAATTTGCACCCGCACCCAAAATTCTCATAGACATAATTGTCattaaagcatatatataaccATAGAATAAGAACCCACTAATTTTCTCAGAAACCTAATTAATATACCCCCTGGAGAAAGAGTTTTTAGTTTCATTAATTATGGTGAACTTAAATGAATTAGTAGAAGACGCAGAAGGTTTCCTACTTGTTGGTGGCTCACCTCTATAGCTCAACACGGTAGTTTCGTCCTTTTCTTCACTGGTGCTGGCCTTATTTTGGTTTGCTCTCTCCCCTTCTAGCTCCCTATATCTATTCAAATACCTCTTCAGTGGCTTGGCATAGTCATCAAATCCTAGGCTCCCCAGAGCCCAACAGATGTCGTCCCCGTTCACTGTCTTTCGCTTCTCCTTGTGACACTTGTCCGATGCCTCTCCAGTGACAAAGCTGATAAATTCAGACACACATTCTTGCATGGTTTCTTTGGCCTCTTTTGAGATTTTAGCATTAGCAGGCAAGCTCCGCTTCATGATCCTCCCCACATTGGCTATGGGCAGCAGCCGATCTTGCTCCTTAATCACCCCATCCTCGCCATCGCCACCTGCAAAACTGTAATTAAGGCCTTCTATCTCAGAGTTGGAGCCTATATTACCAACCATATCCATAAAGAGAATTAACTTAATTGCCTGTCAAGCACAGACACGTATCGCTCTCGTTTTGTTTCTAATCCTCCTCTCTGTTTATAGatacccaaatatatatatgtgtgtgtttagGCATCCCCTAAGAGAATATTTCCTGGccatttgatttggtttttaaTCCATTCAACAAGGCTGTGAAATTAAGTGTacataactaaaaaataataattattctttcatcatttgtttaattaattttacctTGGTTTTTCtggttttttttatatttatttttgatcaAATTAAAGTTCCATTTTCAGTGCAAGTTAATTAAAAGTCAATGTCACAACCCAAAACCTTTCATCGTCGTCACTTGGGAGACATAGTGGCAGGCAAATTTCCATTGATAGTATGAAttaggtttcttcttcttatgtAACTGAGGCTGCTTAGCGTAAGAGGGTTTGTGGGAGCAGATTAAACCTAAAAGCTTTGAGAAAAAGACTTGCATTCAATTATCGGCCATATATATGGTCCCCTCCTTAATTTGCTCACTAATCTATCATGCTTTAGATGAGTTTGTACTAactttgtattaaaaaatttcGTTAATTTTGATCTTGTGGACTACATGAAGGCATGTGTTCTTGTGGCAGTGTGCCTGCAActaaaaaaccctaaaaatagCCAATTCATTTCCAATTTGGAACCCTAAGCCATGTACTTGTTACCTAACAATGTTTTTAAAATGGGTATATTACTTTAATTAAATGGttgcaaacaaacaaaacactctaaattaaattaagtgggTGACCTTATGGATCTAGACCGGGGAGTTGATATATGggttagtaattaaattttcttaattttttatgtagtcCACGTTATCatattttgacaagtggcagtTGCTAGCTATCAAGGTAATGTACATGACCATACTCATTGCAAAATATTAGGTACATTGATCACAGgcccaaattaatttaatgagaGGTCGCAGTCATGATTATGCTTCATAAGCCATATACTTGCactcaaaatcttgaaaataaCTCCTATTATgactcatttaaattaattaatgtgtgTATACGGGAAAGCTTTGTTCTAGAACTTCATTTATCAATGGAATTCCTCTCTTTACGTTTGCCATCCATAATTAGATGCTCAAacttttcaaatcaaaatatcCGAATACCATCTAACAAATCAATCCAATatttggaagaaaatgaaggaaaaaagt
This genomic stretch from Diospyros lotus cultivar Yz01 chromosome 1, ASM1463336v1, whole genome shotgun sequence harbors:
- the LOC127791046 gene encoding nuclear transcription factor Y subunit B-4-like, yielding MDMVGNIGSNSEIEGLNYSFAGGDGEDGVIKEQDRLLPIANVGRIMKRSLPANAKISKEAKETMQECVSEFISFVTGEASDKCHKEKRKTVNGDDICWALGSLGFDDYAKPLKRYLNRYRELEGERANQNKASTSEEKDETTVLSYRGEPPTSRKPSASSTNSFKFTIINETKNSFSRGYIN